The Streptomyces tubercidicus DNA segment GCATTCCGCTACGTCCATCTCGTGATCGGCGCGTTCGTGGCGGCCTCGCTCCTGGTGCTCGCGCTCGGCGCGGTCCTGGCGCCTGGCGAGGTCGTGCCCCCGGGCGTTGTGGCCCTGCTGGGCGGGGTCAGCCTGGCGGTCTTCGGGAACGCACTCATCGTGCTCGTGCTGCGGATGCTGCTGGCACAAGCCGTCGCACGCGACATCGAGGCGTCGCAGTTGGGCGCCGAGTTGGCCGAGGTGATCTGATGCCGATCGCCGTCGACATCGACGTGATGCTGGCCAAGCGGAAGATGTCCGTGGGCGAACTGGCGGACCGCGTGGGGATCACACCTGCCAACCTGGCGGTGCTCAAGAACGGCCGCGCCAAGGCGGTGCGCTTCACCACGCTCGCCGCGCTGTGCGAGGTACTTGAATGCCAGCCCGGAGACCTGCTGCGCTGGGTGCCCGATGAGCCCGGGGACAGGGACAGGGCTGCGCACGAATCCGGAGCATCCGTCCCAGCCGGATCCCCGCCGCGGTGACCGCAGTCGCGGTAGCCGGCCGCCTGCACACAATCACCAGGTACGACGCCCTCGACCACCCCTGCCGCGCGACCGGCTCCGCCTGACCTTCAGCAAGCTCCCGAGTGACGACCTGACGACGACGTCCGCACACCTCATCGCGGCACGAGCCCGGCCGTACTGCCCGCCGCCGGTCGGCGCCTGCCACGCGCCGCACGCACCGATGACGGACTCCACAAGGAACAGAGCAGACATGACGACAGCACGCCTCTCTTACCGCCTCGGGGGCACAGACAGCGCCGACGTACTGGTGGTCGGGGCCGGCCTGGCCGGACTCAACACCGCCACACTCCTCGCCCGACAAGGCCACGACGTGCTCCTGGCCGAACGCCGAACGAACCTTGCCGGCGCGATCCGCACCACAGGAATCTTCGTACGGAAGACACTCGACGACTTCCCGCTGCCCCCCGACTGCCTCGGACCACCGATCCGACGCGTGGTCCTCTACCCCCCTGACCTGCGTCGCCCGGTCAGCCTCACCAGCCCCCGCGACGAATACCGGGTGGGCGACATGGCACCACTCTACGAAGCGACGGCCGCCACCGCGGTGGACGCCGGCGTACGCATCGCACTGGGCACGCGCTACACCGGCCGACAGGGCAACACCTTCCACCTGGCCGGTCGCGACGGACCGACCACGGTCCGGGCCCGCTTCATCGTCGGCGCCGACGGGGCCCGCTCAAGAGTCGCCCGCGACCTCGCTCTCGACCGCAACCACCACCTGATCGTCGGCGCCGAAGAGGTCTTCGAACTACCCGGAAGCGACCAGCCACCGACATTCCACTGCGTACTCGACCCCTCACTCGCCCCCGGCTACCTGGCCTGGGTAATCAACGACGGGCAACACGCCCACGTCGGAGTCGCAGGCTACGCCGACCGCTATCCAGACGGTCTTCGCCGTGCGATGGAGCAGTTCAGCGCCTCAGCGCCCGGACTGACCGGCATCGAACGTCCCGAAACGGTGGAGCGGCGCGCAGGCCCCATCCCCGTCGGCGGCCTGCTGCGCCGGATCAGCTGCGCCGACGGGCTTCTCGTGGGGGATGCAGCAGGCGCGGTCTCCCCCCTCACCGCCGGCGGCCTGGACCCGTGCCTACGGCAGTCGCAACTCGCAGCCGAGGTCCTCGACGACGCACTGCGCACCGGAAATCCGGACACGATGGCCAACTACGACGGAGCCGCGCTCCGCCCCCACTTCCGCGGACGACTCATGCTGCGCCGGGCATTGGCCCACGTACGGACGCCTGCCATGGCAGCAGCGGGATTCACCCTGCTACGCACACCGTTCGGCCGGGCCGCGGCAAGCCGAGTCCTCTTCGGCGACAGATCCTTCCCCGATGCCACACCCAAGTGAACTCACTGACAGAGAGTCCGAGTCATGCCCACATTCCCCATACCAGCAGGCACGAAGCTCATCACCACGATGGCGGGGCTGGCTGTTGCCTGCGGACTCCTGACGGCTTGCGGTGACAAGAGTCCCGCCGTGACGTACAAAGCCTGGACCGAAGGAGGCAACCTGCAATCCGTCAGGCACGACTACGTCGATGGCCTCAACGGCGCGGTAAGCGTGCCGGCCAAGGTGAGCGGAGCCACATGGAAGACCCAGGAGGACGGCGGGCACACTCCACGCCTCAAGGTCGTACCTACTGGCAAAGGCGTGGCTCACTGCCTCCTGATGGAAGGCAACGACCGCGTTCTGGACCAAAAGAAGGGAGCAGCGGGCCAGCCGGTGACATGCTCCGCCCAGCGGTA contains these protein-coding regions:
- a CDS encoding helix-turn-helix domain-containing protein, with amino-acid sequence MPIAVDIDVMLAKRKMSVGELADRVGITPANLAVLKNGRAKAVRFTTLAALCEVLECQPGDLLRWVPDEPGDRDRAAHESGASVPAGSPPR
- a CDS encoding DUF2975 domain-containing protein, which translates into the protein MGKLTVLALRAVMVALHAGAVFAQAVMVAMLTGAMEESILADRRTPALVITVLGVVTVQVVLVCVWRLVTMVQRGTVFSHAAFRYVHLVIGAFVAASLLVLALGAVLAPGEVVPPGVVALLGGVSLAVFGNALIVLVLRMLLAQAVARDIEASQLGAELAEVI
- a CDS encoding NAD(P)/FAD-dependent oxidoreductase, whose amino-acid sequence is MTTARLSYRLGGTDSADVLVVGAGLAGLNTATLLARQGHDVLLAERRTNLAGAIRTTGIFVRKTLDDFPLPPDCLGPPIRRVVLYPPDLRRPVSLTSPRDEYRVGDMAPLYEATAATAVDAGVRIALGTRYTGRQGNTFHLAGRDGPTTVRARFIVGADGARSRVARDLALDRNHHLIVGAEEVFELPGSDQPPTFHCVLDPSLAPGYLAWVINDGQHAHVGVAGYADRYPDGLRRAMEQFSASAPGLTGIERPETVERRAGPIPVGGLLRRISCADGLLVGDAAGAVSPLTAGGLDPCLRQSQLAAEVLDDALRTGNPDTMANYDGAALRPHFRGRLMLRRALAHVRTPAMAAAGFTLLRTPFGRAAASRVLFGDRSFPDATPK